The DNA region TAAAAATATTCATTTTCCTCACTGTATGACATATCATAAAATTTATACCCACTTTCAGCTTTTGGATCAGTTATTTTCAATTTTACCTCATCTACAGTATGCATTAAATCCTGTGAATAAAGATCACTATCCCTATAATAGAATATTATTTTACCATCTTTAAACTCAGGCCCTGTAATACTTTGAGGCTGTTTAAACTCTCCAACACCACTTCTTACCGTTACCTTGGTGATAAGCTCATTTTTGTCTATATCTATATACCGATCTGCAGAATAAGCATCCTTTTCTTCCCAATCTGTACCTTTCCTAAGTACAAATCCTACACGTTCTGTCCCAGGCCTGACCTTTATATTTGCAATAGCTGCACCGTCTTTTATTTCCTTGAAATCTATTTGCCCATCCTTTACTCCTGTATACCAAACCCAAATATTCCATCCTCCATAATCCCCATCAGGCCTTATATATTTAAAACGTATTATATTCTCTATATATGGGATAACTTTTATAGATTTGGTGCACTCTATATTCCCTGTCTTAGCGGTAATAATTACAGTTCCAGGCTTGATACCGGTTACCTGACCTTTAAAATCCACTTTAGCTATAGATGGATCTGATGATTCCCATTGTATTTGGGTATTAGACATAGGTTTTCCAAATTGATCTAGTACCTTTGCAGATAGTATAATGGATTTAGTCTCAAACACCTCGTCAGATCCTGTTATGGATATACGTTCAGGATACAAAGACCCTACAGTTACATTTATATCTACAGATAATTCATCATGATAGACTGTTATAACCGTTTTACCTGCAGTATTGCCCGTAATTTGCCCATACTGATTAACTGAGGCAATCTCTGGATTAGCTGATTTCCAATTTAGCTGTACATCATTTAACAATCTTCCATACTGATCCTTTATAAAGGCAGTTACAGATTTTGATTTCCTTGGCTCTATACCTATATTATCCGATGAAACTTCTATAGACGTAGGTAATTGAATATATTCCTGTTTCTCATCATAAAGTACCGTCAAAGAAATTGGCTTAACCTGTATTTTATCCCCTTCAACGGTCCTGATTGTTTCAACTCCAGCTTTTTCGTGATCTACTACTATATTCCAGCTGGTACTAAAGGGTAATTGGACTTCTTGTTCTTCATCACTTCCATTGTATACTACCACTATATTTTTCCATGGATCATTATTTGCATACTCTTTTATTTGATATACTACTATATCATTATTTGCTCTGCAAATAACCAAATTATTCTCTATAGCTTCCTTAGTATTCATCCTGAATGCAGGATGTTCTTTTCTAAGCTTTATAATCCCTCTATAATAGTCAAATACAGGCTTAAACATTGCCTTGTTCTGCCAACTTATTTTATTTATAGCATCAGGACTTTTATAGCTGTTATGATCGCCATATTTTGTCCTTAAAATCTCATCCCCAGCCTGTATAAAAGGAACGCCCTGGGAGGTTAATACTATCCCATTTGCCAGTATGGAACGCTTTACCGTTTCATTTTCCATTACATTATCCAAATCTACATTTTTATAGGGATCTGAATTATCTAAGCCCTGACTCTTTATAATCTTATCCCATAGGTTTAGATTGTCATGACACGTGATATAATTTATTGTCTCTGTTGGACTATCGGTAAAATCATCTATTGCTCCCCTTATACCATTTACAATATCCTGTTCCTTGCCTGATTCTCCTGTAGCAAATCCCTTTGTAGCATCGTCATTTCCACCCTTTATTGCATTTCTAAAATTATCATTAAATACGGCAAACCCCTTACCCTTTTGCTTACCTTTAGTAGTTTGATATTCAACTGGAAGTGGTGAACCTCCTGCCTGCCACGGTTCTCCATATATAAAGATAGAAGGATCTATATCCTTTAGCTCCTGAGTAATTTCTGTCATGGTTTGGTTGTCTATAAGTCCCATAAGATCAAATCTAAATCCGTCAACCCCATATTCCTTTACCCAATACTTTACAGAATCCTTTATATATTTTTTCACCATTGCCCGTTCTGTAGCTATCTCATTTCCACAACCTGATCCATTGGTATACTTACCATTATCATCGGTACGATAGAAAAAGCCCGGTACTACTGCATCGAACGGAGATTGACCCGTTGTATATGTATGATTATAGACAACATCCATTATTACCCTTATTCCATTGTCATGAAGCACTTGTACCATTTGTTTAAACTCTTCAATGCGCTTTTTAGGATCAGTTGGATCAGTAGAATATGAACCTTCCGGGGCATTATAATTTTGCGGATCATACCCCCAGTTATATTTAGGCTTAGAACTATCAGGATTATCTACTTGAAGCTCGTCAATTGTTTTAAAATCAAATACGGGTAAAAGATGCACATGTGTTATACCCAAATCCTTCAAGTGTGCTATACCTGTATAAATATCCTCAGGACCCTTTGTATCATTTTCTGTAAGCGCAAGGAATTTACCTTTATTCTCCATTCCTGAATTTTCGTCTATTGAAAAATCCCTTACGTGCAGCTCATATATTACAGCATCAGTGGGAGATACAAAAGCAGGCTTTTTATATGGGGCAAACCCCTCTGGATCAGTACTTTTTAAATCTACTATAGCACTTCTTTGACCATTTGCAGATACTGCTTTTGCATAGGGATCTACCGCATAATTAACTATATTGTTTGCAAATTCTACTTTATACATATAGAATTTACCGTTTAAATCACCATCTACTTTTATCTGCCATATTCCCTTATCTGCAGGCTGCATTTCCATCTCTTTGCCACTACTATGGTCAATTACCTCTCCCGCCCCATTATACTCTCCGGCATTGTCATATAACACCAGACTAACCAATTTGGCAGTTGGTGCCCATAACTTAAAAATACTTGCATCATTATTATAGGTAACACCTAAATCGTCCCCATTATAATAAAACTCTTGTTGATCTAAAATACCGCGCATGATAGCTGAACATGGTTCAAAACGATCTGAACCTATTTGATAAATACGAGATACATCTATTTGAACATTAGGATCTAAAATCAACTTTGCCCTATTGTCATCTATCTTTTTTACTTCTTTTATTTCTAATTCTTGTCCCTGATCATCCATTACATAAAAAGAATTTAACTCTTCGTCTGATAATTGTCTTGTAGTCAAGATATCAATTTCAGTCAAATTATCAAATATTGCTGATACTACCTTAGCAGATGCCCCTTGTTGTAACCCCATTTTAATACTAACATTAACGGGATGCTCTATAGAATTTATAATGTTCTTTTGCCTTAAATCAGCAACAAAAACGACATATTCTAAGTCTTTAGATATGGTAAGTTCATAGTTTTTAGCTTCAGGCGGGAGGCCTCCTCCATCCCAGCTATAATTTTCTATTCCCTTATATTCATATGTCCCTTTAGGGAGTAATGCAGTAAATGCTAATTCATAATCAGATATTTGATAAAATTCAAATCCCCTAAGTTGATTATCCCATTGTGTATCATCGGTTATTTTTTCATCAATGCCTTTACGTATAGGGCCTATAAGAGATACAATATCTTTAATTTCTGGATTTCTTATAGAATCATATACAACACCTTCAATAGTATTTGCTAAAAACACTACTAATCCACTAGATTTAATATTAATTACAATATTATTTCCGTCTTCCCCTAATTCTCCATTGCCCCACCCATGATTAAATGCTATCTTATATTCCAAATTACCTGCACCTAATTCAAATACTCCCCTATAAAAACCCCCACCTATATATTCTAGATCAAAGTTAGTATCAGCAGGATCCCATGCCCGTCCATTCTCCGTCATCCCTTCTAGACTGCCAACCAAAGTAGCACTTTGTCTAAATTGATCAAGGTTATTTATAGAGTCATATAATTTCTTGTTGTTATTATCAAATCTAAAATGGACTATTTGATCCGTATCCAAAGCTATTTTTGCATTGCCGTTATCCCCAGTATTTACATTTCCGTTTGCATTTGCATAGTTTTGATCCCAGCTTCCATTTAAGGCTACTTTGTAATAATATACCCCTGCATCTAATGGCATCGAAATTTCATAGATATTATTAAAATACTGTCTCATGACACCATTGGGATTTTTAGGATTCCAATTCGAGCCCATGGAATTTTTCTCAAAAAAGTCCCCTACTATGGTTACCATATCAAGCTTTTCATCATTCGCTTCTTGTCCAAATGCGACAACTTGAGGTATATTGCAAACCAAAATGGCAAATACCATTAATGTACACAACACTCTATTTAACATGGCTCTAACATTAATTTTCATAGCAAGTTGGCCTCCCTCTTAATAATTCATAATATTTTAAAACACAATTTCAAAGGGCTCCTATGCTATTTTGATGTAAGAATTATATATTCCCATGATTTGAGATTTAATGTTTGATCTTTGGCTAAATCAAATGGTTCATCTAAAAAGAAAGATAGATAGGCTCCTGCATAATCTTCAAAATTTATATCAGCAGTAACTGCATTCGATGATAGATTAAAAATAGCAACAACTTTGTTTTTATCCTTTTCTCTTACAAAAGCCAGTATGTTTTTATCTGTCGATTCAATGATGTGAATGTTTCCCCCGTCTTTTCCATTCCACAGTGCAGGATTTTCTTTTTTAAGAGTAATAAGATTTTTATAAAAATCCTGCATAGTCAAATTGCCCCAATCGATCTCATCCTTTTCAAAAAACTCCAATCTTTTATCCAATCCTGCCTCTTGCCCAGAATATATAAGTGGTATACCAGGCACCACAAAAGTCAATACAGCCATGGCCTTTACTGCATCTCCCAATCTTTCATATTCAGTCCCAGACCAAGAATTTTCATCATGATTCGATGTAAAATTCATCGGATAGGTTCCTTTGGGATAAAGTGCCTGTGTTCTTTTTAAATTTGTTTCTATATATTTTGCATTGTTTTGTCCCTTTGCAACCTTATTCATAATATGATGCAATTCCCAGCCGTAATTGACATTAAAAGCCTGATTTAGGAGTGTAAACATCCTGTCATCTTCAGCCAACATATAAACAGGTTTTATTGTGTCCAGTTCACCGCGAACCGTTTCCCAAAAATCCTTTGGAACTCCATTGGCATAATCAGCTCTAAATCCATCAACCCCAATCTCTTTAACCCAAAATTTCATGGCATCTAGCATGGCCTTGCGCATATCTTGGTTATTATAGTTTAAATCGGCCACATCCGTCCAGTCAGTTCCTAGAGGGTGAATTATATTCCCATCAGCATTTTGGGTATACCAGTCTGGATTATTCTCAATCCATACATTATCCCAGCCAGTATGATTTGCTACCCAATCCAACAATACTTTAAAACCCATATCATGACATTTGTCGACAAGCTCCTTAAAGTCTTCCATAGTTCCAAATTCAGGATTTACATCCGTATAGTCTTTGACAGCATAATAGGAACCTAGTGTACCTTTTCGATTTTTTTCAGATATGGGGTAGATTGGCATAAACCACAAAACATCTACACCCATCTCCTTTAAACGAGGTAGATGTGCTTCAAAAGCTTTAAAAGTACCCTCTTTAGTATATTGCCTTACATTTACTTCATAGATTACTGCGTTTTTTGACCATTCTGGTATGTTTACTTTTGAAACTTTTTGTTTGACATTATTAGAGTTTTTATCTGTTTGAGGCACTTTCTCCTTTTCCGATTTATCTTCTTTTATTACATTTTTATTTTGAGTAGACTCTCCTTTAGATAATGTATTTGACTTTTGAGAAGGCTGACAGGAAACTAGATTAATTACTAAAATAACAATCATAAACCATATAAATATCATCCGTTTCATATGATAAAGCCTCCATATTACATATACTATTTAAACCCGGTTTAAATATTTTTATGAATGCGGTAAAGTTTAAACTTTACCGCATTTAATCATCATTGTTTGTTTGCTCCCGCCATCATTCCCTCTAATAAATAGCGCTGCATATTTACATATATTATTGTAATTGGAACTGCCACAAGTACTGCCCCTGCTGCAAACATGGTAAAGTTATTATTTGTATTTCCAGAAATCAAATCAAAAAGCCCTATGGCAAGAGTCTTCTTTTTATCGCTGCTTAGTATTAATCTAGGAAATATGAAATCCATCCATGGTGCCATAAACTGGGTAAGAGCTACAAAGGTAGTAATAGGCTTCATAAGAGGCAGAATAATCTTCGTGAATATGGTCATATTTGATGCACCATCTATCTTGGCTGCCTCATCAAAGCTCTTCGGTATAGATGACATATATCCTTTTACAAGCCAAGTATTGTAGGGAATCTGTCCAGCCGCATAGACCAATATGAGCCCAAGATGACTATCTAAGAGCTTCATTTGCCAAAGTAGCATATATATAGCAATCATGCCCATAAAACTTGGAAACATTTGAAGGACTAGTATACTTAAAAGTGCAGGCTTTTTGGCTTTAAATTTAAATCGAGAAAATACATATCCTGTACTTACACTAAGTATTACAGATAAAGCCATATTAGCTACGGCTATCTTAAGCGTATTTAAATACCAATTACCAAATTTCGTTGCTGTGAATAATTTTTTATAGTGTTTGATAGTAGGGTTTTTAGGTATGGCAGTGGCTGACAACAAACTACTAGATGGATTAAAAGATGAACCTACTATCCATACTATAGGCGCTATAACCGCTAGGGCAACTATTATAAGCACTATATATATCAAAAGATTGATAAGTATATCTGATACTCGTACTTTTTTATTAACTTGAACCGAACTTCGTTTTTGTACAGACAAATCTCCCCTCATAGCATTTCCTCCTCTTTAAAGGATTGGGTTTTTAAAAAGTTCCAAGCTGATATGGACCCTACAATCAAGAATATGAGTATTGACATTACAGAGGCCATGCTAAATTGCTTATTATTTAAAGTCATCTTATATATCCATGTTATAAATATATCTGTATGACCCGCAAATTTATAAGATGGATTTATAGGATTGCCCTCAGTTAGGAAGTATATAACATTGAAGTTATTAAAGTTATGGGCGAATGACATTATGATAAGGGGGGCTGTAGAATATAGCACCAATGGAATGGTTATATGCCAAAACCTCTGACCTCCTGTAGCCCCATCAATTTCAGCAGCTTCATATAATGCTGTGTCTATACTAGTCATAACACTTGACATCAATGCCATAAAGTATGGAAAACCTAGCCATAAATTTACCATGATAATCGTAAATTTGGCCAATGTAGGATCAGATAGCCAAGGTATATTCTGTTGTATTAGTCCATATTTCTTCAATATCTGATTGATAGGACCAAATTGTCCATTAAACAGGCTTCTGAATACTAACAGTGAAATCATCCCAGGAATAGCCCATGGTAGTATATATATTGTACGCCAGAATTTCTTAAATTTAACCCTGCTGCTATTTATCAGGGCAGCCATTATAAGCCCCATAAAAAAGCACGAAAAAGTAGACAATACTGCCCATAAAACTGTCCAACCTAGTACACCTAAAAAAGTCTGATTCCACATAGGTAGTTTAAATATATTCTTGAAATTTTCAAATCCTACCCAATCTACAAGCTTTGCAGGTGGTAAATGATCTGGTGAAGAATAATTGGTAAATGCCACGCAAAAACCAAATATAAGAGGTAATACTACCAAAAACAATAGAAATATTCCAGCTGGTAATAGCATTATATATGCAAAAGATTGATCCCATAAATTTTTAAAATATTCAGCACTATCAGGAACCGGCATGCCATTATCACATAATTTACCCGTCTTTACTGCATCCTTTATATTTAGGATATATACGAACACTGCAATCAACAATATCATTAGGCAAATTATGCCTTTAACCAGCAATATAATAGAGTTATCACCATGTATTACCTTGCCTCCTGCAGTTTTACTTGCGACT from Xylanivirga thermophila includes:
- the pulA gene encoding type I pullulanase; this encodes MKINVRAMLNRVLCTLMVFAILVCNIPQVVAFGQEANDEKLDMVTIVGDFFEKNSMGSNWNPKNPNGVMRQYFNNIYEISMPLDAGVYYYKVALNGSWDQNYANANGNVNTGDNGNAKIALDTDQIVHFRFDNNNKKLYDSINNLDQFRQSATLVGSLEGMTENGRAWDPADTNFDLEYIGGGFYRGVFELGAGNLEYKIAFNHGWGNGELGEDGNNIVINIKSSGLVVFLANTIEGVVYDSIRNPEIKDIVSLIGPIRKGIDEKITDDTQWDNQLRGFEFYQISDYELAFTALLPKGTYEYKGIENYSWDGGGLPPEAKNYELTISKDLEYVVFVADLRQKNIINSIEHPVNVSIKMGLQQGASAKVVSAIFDNLTEIDILTTRQLSDEELNSFYVMDDQGQELEIKEVKKIDDNRAKLILDPNVQIDVSRIYQIGSDRFEPCSAIMRGILDQQEFYYNGDDLGVTYNNDASIFKLWAPTAKLVSLVLYDNAGEYNGAGEVIDHSSGKEMEMQPADKGIWQIKVDGDLNGKFYMYKVEFANNIVNYAVDPYAKAVSANGQRSAIVDLKSTDPEGFAPYKKPAFVSPTDAVIYELHVRDFSIDENSGMENKGKFLALTENDTKGPEDIYTGIAHLKDLGITHVHLLPVFDFKTIDELQVDNPDSSKPKYNWGYDPQNYNAPEGSYSTDPTDPKKRIEEFKQMVQVLHDNGIRVIMDVVYNHTYTTGQSPFDAVVPGFFYRTDDNGKYTNGSGCGNEIATERAMVKKYIKDSVKYWVKEYGVDGFRFDLMGLIDNQTMTEITQELKDIDPSIFIYGEPWQAGGSPLPVEYQTTKGKQKGKGFAVFNDNFRNAIKGGNDDATKGFATGESGKEQDIVNGIRGAIDDFTDSPTETINYITCHDNLNLWDKIIKSQGLDNSDPYKNVDLDNVMENETVKRSILANGIVLTSQGVPFIQAGDEILRTKYGDHNSYKSPDAINKISWQNKAMFKPVFDYYRGIIKLRKEHPAFRMNTKEAIENNLVICRANNDIVVYQIKEYANNDPWKNIVVVYNGSDEEQEVQLPFSTSWNIVVDHEKAGVETIRTVEGDKIQVKPISLTVLYDEKQEYIQLPTSIEVSSDNIGIEPRKSKSVTAFIKDQYGRLLNDVQLNWKSANPEIASVNQYGQITGNTAGKTVITVYHDELSVDINVTVGSLYPERISITGSDEVFETKSIILSAKVLDQFGKPMSNTQIQWESSDPSIAKVDFKGQVTGIKPGTVIITAKTGNIECTKSIKVIPYIENIIRFKYIRPDGDYGGWNIWVWYTGVKDGQIDFKEIKDGAAIANIKVRPGTERVGFVLRKGTDWEEKDAYSADRYIDIDKNELITKVTVRSGVGEFKQPQSITGPEFKDGKIIFYYRDSDLYSQDLMHTVDEVKLKITDPKAESGYKFYDMSYSEENEYFYCPFEPNADVERYEYSFTVRYQDGSEKEFTDPYNPDSYVEYKIPDFNIASDIQPNAIDYTQNAVVSIQLSNNIVKPREIYLNLTELGGEEEYPIDVELMKGTIAVKDTILAGDKNIPITVVDEYGNKHIKNAKITIKPRVIKDAGDFDWDESVIYFLLTDRFMNGDTSNDDPNGEQYDKNHPETYHGGDLKGITKKLDYLKDLGVNTIWITPIVDNIDFNKGVDFTNLPENQRYQYGYHGYWAQDFTNLDEHLGILEDLHELIDEAHNKDMKIMVDVVINHAGYGLKPGDEKQWGHLSNFPSKKVQDKFYIDINGETSSMFRDGGSDEVKGELAGLPDFMTEIPEVRDQIIKWQTDWLDKAKTKNGNTIDCFRVDTVKHVEDTTWKAFKNRLTEKAPNFKLIGEYFGASIDNAFNTQLDRGQMDSLLDFEFKNKARAFTQGKIDEVEEYLEYRNKKLTNTATLGQFLSSHDEDGFLYSVGGDINKLKVASTLQITAKGQPIIYYGEELGLTGKNADDMSKGEFSENRYDMDWSRLDNKEYISIYEHYKTLLNIRRDYSKIFAKGNREKVAGSDTEQYLVFKRSYCDECIYTGINLKNNSKQVSIQTQYPSNTVVEDLYSSKTYTVKDGGNLTFELPSADAGGTAILVVKNNGKPEKPIVPVEPEEPEESEVPEKEWVLAEDITINGKGHIQGIGDIKDENIKDIFMLGTVGKRKHLEGFILEFKGLPSDMMVVYRAHIQTYSDMPNKKYDKGDGIWKDDKGAWWKKQGFYLGTKGERRRVEGIELMLVDKNTDKAYKGYSIEYQVHMQGYGWGIDDKNNDLRDDGSINDSFDKWAKDGAFAGTRGDKRRTEAIRIRILKEEIKG
- a CDS encoding alpha-amylase family glycosyl hydrolase; its protein translation is MKRMIFIWFMIVILVINLVSCQPSQKSNTLSKGESTQNKNVIKEDKSEKEKVPQTDKNSNNVKQKVSKVNIPEWSKNAVIYEVNVRQYTKEGTFKAFEAHLPRLKEMGVDVLWFMPIYPISEKNRKGTLGSYYAVKDYTDVNPEFGTMEDFKELVDKCHDMGFKVLLDWVANHTGWDNVWIENNPDWYTQNADGNIIHPLGTDWTDVADLNYNNQDMRKAMLDAMKFWVKEIGVDGFRADYANGVPKDFWETVRGELDTIKPVYMLAEDDRMFTLLNQAFNVNYGWELHHIMNKVAKGQNNAKYIETNLKRTQALYPKGTYPMNFTSNHDENSWSGTEYERLGDAVKAMAVLTFVVPGIPLIYSGQEAGLDKRLEFFEKDEIDWGNLTMQDFYKNLITLKKENPALWNGKDGGNIHIIESTDKNILAFVREKDKNKVVAIFNLSSNAVTADINFEDYAGAYLSFFLDEPFDLAKDQTLNLKSWEYIILTSK
- a CDS encoding sugar ABC transporter permease, translating into MRGDLSVQKRSSVQVNKKVRVSDILINLLIYIVLIIVALAVIAPIVWIVGSSFNPSSSLLSATAIPKNPTIKHYKKLFTATKFGNWYLNTLKIAVANMALSVILSVSTGYVFSRFKFKAKKPALLSILVLQMFPSFMGMIAIYMLLWQMKLLDSHLGLILVYAAGQIPYNTWLVKGYMSSIPKSFDEAAKIDGASNMTIFTKIILPLMKPITTFVALTQFMAPWMDFIFPRLILSSDKKKTLAIGLFDLISGNTNNNFTMFAAGAVLVAVPITIIYVNMQRYLLEGMMAGANKQ
- a CDS encoding carbohydrate ABC transporter permease, whose product is MKKSKKAGILSAIIWGAGQIYNKQYLKGLIFLVIQILLGINIDYFSQGIWGLITLGEVASKTAGGKVIHGDNSIILLVKGIICLMILLIAVFVYILNIKDAVKTGKLCDNGMPVPDSAEYFKNLWDQSFAYIMLLPAGIFLLFLVVLPLIFGFCVAFTNYSSPDHLPPAKLVDWVGFENFKNIFKLPMWNQTFLGVLGWTVLWAVLSTFSCFFMGLIMAALINSSRVKFKKFWRTIYILPWAIPGMISLLVFRSLFNGQFGPINQILKKYGLIQQNIPWLSDPTLAKFTIIMVNLWLGFPYFMALMSSVMTSIDTALYEAAEIDGATGGQRFWHITIPLVLYSTAPLIIMSFAHNFNNFNVIYFLTEGNPINPSYKFAGHTDIFITWIYKMTLNNKQFSMASVMSILIFLIVGSISAWNFLKTQSFKEEEML